The nucleotide window CTCAACCAGTTACTCGCCACTCTAAACGGTACAACTAATATATTAACAACATTGCAAGCCCTTCAACTTCAAATTAGTAAtattattaccacaattaccgcactacttggaggaggaggagggaggaggagacgcAGCCCCTCACAAGACATTCTGGCGACCCAATATGTCATCGACAACACAACAGACGCGTTGACACGAGGAGACCTTACCACTGCCATTGGTCTCCTTCCACAGCTAATTCTGGCGCAGGCCACATTTGGACAAATATTTTCATGCGCAGTTAGTCGGTCTTTGTCAGTTGATTCAGGCCTGCTGGCAGTCGCACAGTCTGCTCTAGCCAGCGTCAACAAGGCTATATCCGCTGCTAATACACAGAGAAGCATTACGGTCGACCAGATcaacaccattcaggcactgatcagCCAACTCGGAGGAACCACTGTGATTGTACCTACCATCTTGCCCCTGATAATCACCCCGGAGTCCTTGGTCAGTTGCCAGTTAACAACCTCAGCACCAAACACAACTACTACtactcagagtaccacaaccgtaCAACTCAACACAACTACCAATgtaaacactacaaccaccaattCAACACTGACTGCCCTCTATTCACAGCTCAGTTCATTGCAATCCGCCTTAAATGCCACAGATAATGCAATTACGGCTCTTGCCCAAATTCAAGCCTTACTTAGAAATCTTGTAGACGCAATTAACGCATCAAAACATGGACGCAGGAGGAAACGCAGCCCCTCTCAAGTTATCCAGGGAATTCAAACTCTAGTCAACAAAACTAGAGATGCGATAACAGCAAGAAACACTGCCACTTTATCAATTCTTGATGATCAGTTAAATGCAGCGCAGAATATATTGATCCTAATAATACAGTTGATTGTAAATAACTCTTTAACAATCGACTCAGACTTTCAATCAACCGCTCAATCATCTGTTACCATTGTCAATGATGTAATAACCAGTGCGTATAAAAGTAGAGGCGATATTGTCAGTCAAATCAACTCTGTACAACAGAACATCAGCCAGCAAGGGGGAACCACCGTGGCTGTACCCACCGCTCCGCCCACCGTCATTTTCACAAACCTACCGTTTGTCCCTACTACAGCTAACATTACTCCGGCCAGCATAACTACTACAGCCAACATAACTACTACAGCCAATATAACTACTGCGGCCAACATAACTACTACAGCCAATGTAACTACTACGGCCAATACAACAACTTCTATTGTCGGCAATGCAACATTGGCGAATCTCACTTCACAGCTTAGCCAACTGCAAAGAGCCTTAAATGAAACCGACAACGCAATTGtaaatcttcaaaaccttcagagtCAGCTGGCTAGCCTTCTGGCCGCAATTAACGCATCgttagcaggaggaggaggaagacgaaaACGCAGCGTCTTTGCAGATGAATTCGTCTTCATTCAAACGACCATTACAGAAACACAGTTAGCGATAAGCCAAAGAAACTATGTTAAAGTAACTTCACAGAACGATAAACTGAGATCGGCGGTGATCACAGTGACTATAATAACACAATATATTATTACTAAAAAATATATACCCGATGAGAACTTCCGGACGACGGTGATGACATCTGTTACCAATATTATTAGTATCGTCGTGGATGCAAGATCTATGAGAGCCTTAATAGTGAAGGAAATCATCGTAGTACAGGTGAGCATCAGCCAACAGGGAGGAACAACGGTAACTATACCTCCAGTCCCACCAACCCAGACAATCGTTCCCACGGAAACACCACTGGCAACAATCCCTGTAACTACACCGCCCCCAATAATCCCAGATACCACAGCGCCTCCAACAATCCCTGTAACTACACCGCCTCCAATAATCCCAGATACCACACCGCCTCCAACAATCCCTGTAACCACACCGCCTCCAATAATCCCAGATACCACACCGCCTCCAACAATCCCTGTAACCACACCGCCTCCAGTAATCCCAGATACCACACTGCCTCCAACATTCCCGGCAACTACACAGCCTCCAACATTCACGGCAACTACACCGCCTCCAACATTCACGGCAACTACACCGCCTCCAACATTCCCGGCAACTACACCGCCTCCAACATTCACGGCAACTACACCGCCTCCAACATTCACGGCAACTACACCGCCTCCAACATTCACGGCAACTACACCGCCTCCAACATTCACGGCAACTACACCGCTTACAACATTCCCGGCAACTACACCGCCTCCAACATTCCCGGCAACCACTTCAGTTCCAACAATCCCCATTCAGTCAACCATAGAAACTGCACCGGGTTCTTCAAGCTCAGGATCTCCACAGGATACAACAGTACCTGGTACTACACCTGGTCAAACAACCATAGGTACTTCTCCAGAATCAACATCCTCTGATAGTACAACGGGTCCAACAACCTCTGGTGATACAACGGATCAAACAGCCTCTAGTGCAACTGATTCAACCTCCACGGACAGAGCAACTGATTCAACCTCCACAGACAGTGCAACTGATTCAACCACCACGGACAGTACAACTGATTCAACCTCCTTGGGCAGTGCTACTGATTCAACCTCCTCGGACAGTGCTACTGATTCAACCGCCTCGGACAGTGCAACTGATTCAACTTCCTCGGACAGTGCAACTGATTCAACCTCCTCGGACAGTGCAACTGATTCAACCTCCTCGGACAGGGCTACTGATTCATCCTCCTCGGACAGAGCAACTCATTCAACCTCCTCGGACAGTGCAACTGATTCAACCTTCACAGACAGTGCAACTGATTCAACCTCCTCGGACAGTGCAACTGATTCAACCTCCTCGGACAGTGCAACTGATTCAACCTCCTCGGACAGTGCAACTGATTCAACTTCCTCGGACAGTGCAACTGATTCATCCGCCACGGACAGTGCAACTGATTCATCCTCCACGGACAGTGCAACTGATTCCTCCTCCACAGACAGTGCAACTGATTCATCCTCCACGGACAGTGCAACTGATTCATCCTCCACGGACAGTGCAACTGATTCATCCTCCTCGGACAGTGCAACTGATTCAACCTCCACGGACAGTGCAACTGATTCATCCTCCACAGACAGTGCAACTGATTCAACCTCCTCGGACAGTGCAACTGATTCTTCCTCCACAGACAGTGCAACTGATTCAACCTTCACGGACAGTGCAACTGATTCATCCTCCACGGACAGTGCAACTGATTCATCCTCCTCGGACAGTGCAACTGATTCAACCTCCACGGACAGTGCAACTGATTCAAGCTCCACGGACAGTGCAACTGATTCATCCTCCACGGACAGTGCAACTGATTCATCCTCCACGGACAGTGCAACTGATTCATCCTCCTCGGACAGTGTAACTGATTCAACCTCCACGGACAGTGCAACTGATTCATCCTCCACGGACAGTGCAACTGATTCATCCTCCTCGGACAGTGCAACTGATTCAACCTCCACGGACAGTGCAACTGATTCATCCTCCACAGACAGTGCAACTGATTCAACCTCCACGGACAGTGCAACTGATTCTTCCTCCACAGACAGTGCAACTGATTCAACCTTCACGGACAGTGCAACTGATTCATCCTCTACGGACAGTGCAACTGATTCACCCTCCTCGGACAGTGCAACTGATTCAACCTCCACGGACAGTGCAACTGATTCAACCTCCACGGGCAGTGCAACTGATTCATCCTCCACGGACAGAGCAACTGATTCGTCCTCCACGGACAGTGTAACTGATTCAACCTCCACGGACAGTGCAACTGATTCATCCTCCACAGACAGTGCAATTGATTCAACCTCCACGGACAGTGCGACTGATTCATCCTCCACAGACAGTGCAACTGATTCAACCTCCACGGACAGTGCAATTGATTCATCCTCCACGGACAGTGCAACTGATTCATCCTCCTCGGATAGTGCAACTGATTCAACCTCCACGGACAGTGAAACTGATTCAACCTCCAAGGACAGTGCAACTGATTCATCCTCCACGGACAGTGCAACTGATTCCTTCTCCTCGGACAGTGTAACTGATTCAACCTCCACGGACAGTGCAACTGATTCATCCTCCACAGACAGTGTAACTGATTCAACCTCCACGGACAGTGCGACTGATTCATCCTCCACGGACAGTGCAACTGATTCATCCTCCTCGAACAATGCAACTGATTCAACCTCCACGGACAGTGCAACTGATTCATCCTCCAAAGACAGTGCAACTGATTCAACCTCCACGGGCAGTGCAACTGATTCTTCCTCCACAGACAGTGCAACTGATTCAACCTTCACGGACAGTGCAACTGATTCATCCTCCACGCACAGTGCAACTGATTCATCCTCCTCGGACAGTGCAACTGATTCAACCTCCACGGACAGTGCAACTGATTCAACCTCCACGGGCAGTGCAACTGATTCATCCTCCACGGACAGTGCAACTGATTCATCCTCCACGGACAGTGTAACTGATTCAACCTCCACGGACAGTGCAACTGATTCATCCTCCACAGACAATGCAATTGATTCAACCTCCACGGACAGTGCAACTGATTCATCCTCCACAGACAGTGCAACTGATTCAACCTCCACGGACAGTGCAACTGATTCATCCTCCTCGGACAGTGCAACTGATTCAACCTCCACGGACAGTGCAATTGATTCATCCTCCACGGACAGTGCAACTGATTCATCCTCCTCGGATAGTGCAACTGATTCAATCTCCACGGACAGTGAAACTGATTCAACCTCCACGGACAGAGCAACTGATTCATCCTCCACGGACAGTGCAACTGATTCATCCTCCTCGGACAGTGTAACTGATTCAACCTCCACGGACACTGCAACTGATTCATCCTCCACAGACAGTGCAACTGATTCAACCTCCACGGACAGTGCAACTGATTCCTCCTCCACAGACAGTGCAACTGATTCAACCTCCACGGACAGTGCAACTGATTCATCCTCCACGGACAGTGGAACTGATTCATCCTCCTCGGACAGTGCAACTGATTCAACCTCCACGGACAGTGCAACTGATTCATCCTCAACGGACAGTGCAACTGATTCATCCTCTGCGGACAGTGCAACTGATTCAACCTCCACTGACAGTGCAACTGATTCATCCTCCACAGACAGTGCAACTGATTCAACCTCCATGGACAGTGCAACTGATTCAACCTCCACGGACACTGCAACTGATTCATCCTCCACGGACAGTGCAACTGATTCATCCTCCACGGACAGTGGAACTGATTCATCATCCACGGACAGTGCAACTGATTCATCCTCCACGGACAGTGCAACTGATTCATCCTCCACAGACAGCACAACTGACACAACCTCCACGGACAGTACAACTGATTCAATCTCCACGGACAGTGGAACTGATTCATCATCCACGGACAGTGCAACTGATTCATCCTCCACGGACAGTGCAACTGATTCATCCTCCTCGGACAGTGTAATTGATTCAACCTCCACGGACAGTGGAACTGATTCATCCTCCACGGACAGTGCAACTGATTCATCCTCCACTGACAGTGCAACTGATTCATCCTCCACAGACAGTGCTACTGATTCATCCTCCACAGACAGTGCGACTGATTCCACCTCCACGGACAGTGCAACTGGTTCATCCTCCACAGACAGTGCAACTGATTCAACCTCCACAGACAGTGCAACTGATTCATCCTCCACAGACAGTGCAACTGATTCAACCTCCACGGACAGTGTAACTGATTCATCTTCCACAGACAGTGCAACTGATTCAACCTCCACGGACACTGCAACTGATTCATCCTCCACGGACAGTGCAACTGATTCATCCTCCTCGGACAGTACAACTGATTCAACCTCCACGGACAGTACAACTGATTCAACATCCACGGACAGTGGAACTGATTCATCCTCCACGGACAGTGCAACTGATTCATCATCCTCGGACAGTGTAACTGATTCAACCTCCACGAACAGTGCAACTGATTCATCCTCCACAGATAGTGCAACTGATTCAACCTCCACGGACAGTGCAACTGATTCATCCTCCACGGACAGTGCAACTAATTCATCCTAAACGGACAGTGCAACTAATTCAACCTCCACGGACAGTGCAACTGATTCATCCTCCACAGACAGTGCAACTGATTCAACCTCCATGGACAGTGCTACTGATTCAACCTCCACGGACAGCGCAACTGATTCATCCTCCACGGACAGTGCAACTGATTCATCCTCCTCGGACAGTGTAACTGATTCAACCTCCACAGACAGTGCAACTGATTCATCCTCTACAGACAGTGCAACTGATTCAACCTCCACGGACAGTGCAACTGATTTAACTTCCACGGACAGTGCAACTGATTCATCCTCCTCGGACAGTGCAACTGATTTAACCTCCACGGACAGTGCAACTGATTTAACCTCCACGGACAGTGCAACTAATTCATCCTCCACAGACAGTGCAACTGATTCAACCTCCTCGGACAGTGCAACTGATTTAACCTCCACAGACAGTGCAACTGATTCAACCTCCACAGACAGTGCAACTAATTCATCCTCCACAGACAGTGCAATTGATTCAACCTCCTCGGACAGTGCAACTGATTCTTCCTCCACAGACAGTGCAACTGATTCAATCTCCACGGACAGTGCAACTGATTCATCCTCCACAGACAGTACGACTGATTTAACCTCCACAGACAGTGCAACTGATTCATCCTCCACAGACAGTGCATCTGATTCATCCTTCATAGACAGTGCAACTGATTCATCCTTCACAGACAGTGCAACTGATTCATGCTCCACAGACAGTGCAACTGATTCATCCTTCACAGACAGTGCAACTGATTCATCCTCCACGGACAGTGCAACTGATTTATCCTCCACAGACAATGCAACTGATTCAACCTCCACAGACAGTGCAACGGATTCAACCTCTACGGACAGTGCAACTGATGAAACCTCCACAGACAGTACAACTGATTCAACCTCCACAGACAGTGCAACTGATTTATCCTCCACACACAATGCAACTGATTCAACCTCCACAGACAGTGCAACTGATTCAACCTCCACGGACAGTGCAACTGATGAAACCTCCACAGACAGTGCAACTGATGAAACCTCCACAGACAGTGCAACTGATTCAACCTCCACAGACAGTACTACTGATTCAACCTCCACGGACAGTACAACTGATTCAACTTTGTAGGACACTGCAACTTTATCAACCTTGTTGGACAGTACAATTGGTTCACCATCACCCTCCTAAGTTAGTTCCACTGAAAATATACGGTACTATAGTAACATGGGGGGTAAGATCAACCACATATAAACAGCCAGCTTATAGGGCTACAAAAGGAAGCATAACACCTTAGAATGTACTAAAGGAATTACAACAAGAGGTACAGCTGGTCGACCAATCTCAAGTGGAGCAACAGGTCAAACATTAACATCGCCTCAACGGTAGTGTAAATAGGTCAAAAGCAACATCTGGTGTTTGAAACACCTTAGGAGACTATAAAACAAGTGCAACTTACTGGAAAAGGAAAAGAAGTAAAAAACTTAGAAGACTTCAAAAGTCAGTACAACAACCTGAGAAACCTGAAAATCCTGTAAAGCGAATAATTACTTTTTAAAGTTGACTCAAAACAATCTCTATAATTTCAGCTCTTATAATAGTTTGTTTcggccatatacattcacacatgATTAAAGAACACATTAACATATGTTATGATACACATTAACATGTTAAACGTTCACATTATCACGTGCGCTAAACGTTCACATTAACACTTGCTAATATAAAAGAAAATTGAACAGATTTATTCTATAATTAACACTTGACTTTGCAAATCTATTACAGATATGTCATGTACCGATAAAATGTCCTCTTTGACTCTCCCGTTCCATCCCCTATCATTATTCTGATTCCTTCCcactgctatatagtcgcaatggcttggtgctttatcCTGGTAATTCCCGTCCCTTTACCCACAATGCAGCCATAAGTAAGTACTTATCAAATGAATTCACTAAGCTAGGAAGACTATGCAGCAAATACAACTTTAAACATTCTCTGTTTAGCTGTGATATAACATGAATGAATAATATGATATTGTTATATTGACATcaagtaataatattattatgtaaATTGTCCATATGTATATGAATTATACACATTTTTCCGGCCTTGTATTGGCATATTGAGTGCTGTACCGAGCATTTACAAAACATTTGGTCTAAGCAAGTAAAATTTAAGGAACGAAATCGATTGTAATTTTCCCAAGTGTGTATGTGCTTCCTTACTTAATACCATTTTTTACCTATTAGCAGTTATGTATAGATGCATCTGAGTCTTGGGACTCGCTTCTTAGCCATCAGCAGCTTTTGCCTCAATTTCTCCCTGCGTCCTATTTCTCTGCTGAACTTATTCTTGAAATTAAGAACATAACATTAAggagactgcagaaggcctattggctaatATGTGGATGCTCGATGTTATTGATACCCATCCAAATtcattcatatatgtatatatatatatatatatatatatatatatatatatatatatatatatatatatgaatgaatttgGATGGGTATCAATAACATCGAGCAGCCacatatgagccaataggccttctgcagtctctctctctctctctctatatatatatatatatatatatatatatatatatatatatatatatatatatatatatatatatatatatatatatatatatatatatatgtatatatatatatatatatatatatgtatatatatatatatatatatatatatgtatatatatatagacatatatgaatgagtttggatgggtataaatgaatatatatatatatatatatatatatatatatatatatatatatatatatatatatatgtgtgtgtgtgtgtgtgtgtgtgtgtgtgtgtgtgtgtgtgtgtgtgtgtgtgtgtgtgtgtgtgtactcacctagttgtgtctgcaggatcgagcattgactcttggatcccgcctttcgagcatcggttgtttacagcaatgactcctgtcccatttccctatcttacctagttttaaaattatgaatagtatttgcttccacaacctgttcctgaagtgcattccattttcccactactctcacgctaaaagaaaacttcctaacatctctgtgactcatctgagtttcaagcttccatccatgtcccctcgttctgttactattccgtgtgaacatttcgtctgtgtccactctatcaatccctctgagtatcttatacgttcctatcatgtcccccctctcccttcttctttctagtgtcgtaaggcacagttccctcaggcgctcctcataccccatccctcgtagctctgggacgagtctcgttgcaaacctctgaaccttttccagtttcattatatgcttcttcagatggggactccatgatgaagcggcatactctaagactggcctcatgtaggcagtgtaaagcgccctaaatgcctccttacttaggtttctgaatgatgttctaacttttgccagtgtcgagtacgctgctgtcgttatcctatttatatgagcctcaggagatagattaggtgttacgtccactcccaggtctctttcacgcatcgtcacaggtaggctgttccccttcattgtgtactgtccctttggtctcctatctcctagtcccatttccataactttacatttgttcgtgttgaattccagtagccatttctctgaccatctctgcaacctgttcaggtcctcttggaggatcttgcaatcctcatctgtcacaactcttctcatcaactttgcgtcatccgcaaacatcgacatgtaggactctacgcctgtaaacatgtcgttaacatatacaagaaatagaattggtcccagcaccgatccttgtgatactccacttgttactgttcgccagtccgacttctcgccccttaccataactctttggctcctttctgttaggtagttccttatccatgctaggacctttccccccacccccgcctgcctctcgagcttgaacagcagtctcatgtgcggtactgtatcaaaggctttttggcagtccagaaatatgcagtctgcccaaccatctctgtcctgtcttatccttgttatttaatcatagaattccagaaggtttgttaggcacgatttccctgcccaaaacccatgttgatgtttgttcacaaacctaatgttctccaggtgtgcaaccagtcgtagcctaattattctttccagtattttacaggggatgcttgtcagtgatacaggtctatagttaagtgcctcctccctatcacctttcttgaagatcggcacgacatttgccttcttccagcaactgggcaattctcctgacataagtgactcattatagatcattgccagaggcacgctgagggcctgtgctgcttcttttagtatccacggcgatactttgtctggtccaactgctttagttgcatctagagttgtcaactgtttcattacctcctctgctgtcacctctatatctgatagtctttcatctagggtaacctcttccaacaatgggagctgctcaggctcggtagtgaacactccatggaaactggcattctgtgcctcgcagatttccttgtcactttcagtatatgccccctctgtcttccttagtcttatcacttggtcgttcaccgacatttttcttcttatatgactgtgtagtaacttaggttgttttttcgctttgattgcaatatcgttctcatagtccctttccgatgttcgtcttatgttaatgtaatcgttcctagctctgttgtatctgatcctgttgtcctctgtcctttgtcttctgtacttcctccactcccgcctgctggccatttttgcttcctgacattgtctattaaaccatgggttattatattccatcttattttttccctttactgttggtataaatctctcttcggcctcctggcatttctgtatgactaggtccatcatatcttggactgtttttcctctaatttcttcctcccactgcacttcacccaataAGTCCTTTATCcttttatagtcccctttcctgtagtcaactctcctttcccagatctcttgtcccatggtcataagtttgaattccatcacgtagtcaaagactaggacacaatggtcactggcccctagaggtatttcatgctctaaattctcgatatcttctacgttctgggtgaaaatcaggtctaataggctcggtgcatctcctcctctttcccttgtgtcttccttcacatgttgtgttaggaaattcctgtctataacatctactaattttgctctccacgtttcgtcccctccatggggattccttgattcccaatttatctctccatgatttaggtcccccatgataagcagcttcgctctcattctgtgggctagtgttgctgccttctgcagttcatctatacatgccttgttgttgtcatcatactcctgcctgggtcttctactgtttgatgggggattgtagattaccaagatcacaatcttcctcccatctactgtcagagttccttgtatgaagcttgtgcactcattggtaactcgatttccaaggtcttcaaacttccatttccgctttattaggagtgctactccccctccctgtctctgtgtcctctcttttcgtatcacctggtacccttcaggaaagattgcatctgagatcatgtcattaattttagtttccacaattgcaactatgtcaggatctgcttcactcactctttcttttatctcttctgctttattagataccccatcaccactggtgtaccaaaccttgagattcttcatggaaactcttgtacctgagttctccctttctctgggggtctggggggatctggggggtgtctggggggcgactgggggcaggggggatctgggggatctgggggatgtctgggggatgactagaggccgggaggatccgggggatgtccggggggatcctgggggggtccggggggtgtatgggggatgaaagaggtcaggaggggtgcttggggggctactgggggctgggcttctaggaaggtaggtaggagggtctggggtagggcctgggtaggtaggtctggagtaagaagggcatactgggtctgaagattagggagggcatagaggggttgggagatagcgtaaggttgagagtcagatagaggtcgagaggttgggagggggaaggatagagggggtggggggaacctcccacccccctcgcaagggtgggggtcacatggaaggagaggggatgaggaggggtgagggctgggtaggttttgggtgttgaggggatgagggctgggtggtttCTTGGGGTTgaagggatgagggctgggtgggttttgggggttgaggggatgagggctggacgggttttgggggttgaggtgatgagggggtccttggaatgtgggatgaatttgactgcagtggggtcagaggggtcaagggaggtgttggggagataagcaggggcggctgatttggggaaggagtgacCTAAGAAGGTgtaagctggttagcatggggtggattagcattggggtgtgtagctacactcaaatgggaagagttgtattgttgtttgcttgctctgtgggccatctgctcctccttcatcatgaatttgtcaatatatacattgtagtaattttcgctacctctgagtaagtgtttgtgatgcagtatgtaatctactgcctcttcgttagtgaactgtaccaggacaggtcgtttcctattacagttgtatggcccaatgcgtcgttggacttgcacctcattccctgccatctgggctctcatgtctctcaagatcccctgtagctccaaatcctcaatctccatcctttcctgcctcgatggtgccctggcttcaagcaatccatggattatgattgtcctcattctcagttcagggtcatgctggtggcccccttccctggctgacccccacccctcccactcccgctactccacctactactactcccccttccctgccaagcttcccttattcctgccaaattcattagtaagcctagatacttctccttg belongs to Procambarus clarkii isolate CNS0578487 chromosome 74, FALCON_Pclarkii_2.0, whole genome shotgun sequence and includes:
- the LOC123767452 gene encoding uncharacterized protein; the encoded protein is MVSNRVAVYRDREAVYRDREAVYGDREAVYRDREAVYGDREAVYGDREAVYGDREAVYRDREAVDRDREAVYGDREAVYGDREAVYRDREAVYRDREAVYGDREAVYGDREAVYGDCEAVYEVHVSSIHIKVNEEQVHGERNVANRQEVKDQDLLTQRRGNTGIDKHGGKSVGHGRIEVGTGRRHQNGGKPVPSKKKEAKNYKKSLKHRTKKQKKGFRTQNGRKRHDGQKRKSSIKRKGEKRRGSKKGIKNSVDQPIKSKKKTSRTKSGKKDSGGKNKDKLQRGKQRRQKKKKDGRVKTGKEVFTVKKAAKGRDKSGKEVPTAKKIVKGRKVTTEKKQKKKSRKKLNESKHKNRKTGGRKQKKNKKTMKTNSKKTRHQKNQKGRPASNKQKNMMNRKRAKKVKGIKVKGDKYKKKQKKNNKIQMKSNKKTKKNLKKINKDKRKKHKNTKKNKTKVKNSKNSNKNNKKPKKSKAKAGKKGDEPAVKEEGKQSDGSKGYSDSGKNHGGDIDSKIKCKPHKKCTQAGGKCQKKKTCNTKVAGVKCKGKSCECCLSSCSVKPKKKCKKYKGVCKKKCGSTERQIAKGCSKKKCVCCAKPCKPLSACNVLGGYCVDNKKLCTGLINKKGCKGTKCLCCYPASTTTQVSNATTSGSNTTTIAANTTTATNATTTSANVTTLATNVTTTAVNATTAANTTTTAANTTTTAVNTTTTAANTTTTAANTTTAANTTTTTANTTTTAANTTTAANSTTTAINTTTTAVNTTTTIVNTTTTVVTTTTVNNTAILANLTSQLNQLLATLNGTTNILTTLQALQLQISNIITTITALLGGGGGRRRRSPSQDILATQYVIDNTTDALTRGDLTTAIGLLPQLILAQATFGQIFSCAVSRSLSVDSGLLAVAQSALASVNKAISAANTQRSITVDQINTIQALISQLGGTTVIVPTILPLIITPESLVSCQLTTSAPNTTTTTQSTTTVQLNTTTNVNTTTTNSTLTALYSQLSSLQSALNATDNAITALAQIQALLRNLVDAINASKHGRRRKRSPSQVIQGIQTLVNKTRDAITARNTATLSILDDQLNAAQNILILIIQLIVNNSLTIDSDFQSTAQSSVTIVNDVITSAYKSRGDIVSQINSVQQNISQQGGTTVAVPTAPPTVIFTNLPFVPTTANITPASITTTANITTTANITTAANITTTANVTTTANTTTSIVGNATLANLTSQLSQLQRALNETDNAIVNLQNLQSQLASLLAAINASLAGGGGRRKRSVFADEFVFIQTTITETQLAISQRNYVKVTSQNDKLRSAVITVTIITQYIITKKYIPDENFRTTVMTSVTNIISIVVDARSMRALIVKEIIVVQVSISQQGGTTVTIPPVPPTQTIVPTETPLATIPVTTPPPIIPDTTAPPTIPVTTPPPIIPDTTPPPTIPVTTPPPIIPDTTPPPTIPVTTPPPVIPDTTLPPTFPATTQPPTFTATTPPPTFTATTPPPTFPATTPPPTFTATTPPPTFTATTPPPTFTATTPPPTFTATTPLTTFPATTPPPTFPATTSVPTIPIQSTIETAPGSSSSGSPQDTTVPGTTPGQTTIGTSPESTSSDSTTGPTTSGDTTDQTASSATDSTSTDRATDSTSTDSATDSTTTDSTTDSTSLGSATDSTSSDSATDSTASDSATDSTSSDSGY